The Fusobacterium necrophorum subsp. necrophorum genome has a window encoding:
- a CDS encoding L-lactate dehydrogenase produces MLQTKKVGIVGIGHVGSHCALAMLLQGVCDEMVLMDILPEKAKAHAIDCMDTVSFLPHRSIIKDGGIQELSEMDVIVVSVGSLTKNKQRLEELKGSMEAVKSFVPDVVKAGFDGIFVVITNPVDIVTYFVRQLSGFPKNRVIGTGTGLDSARLRRIISEVTNIDSSVIQAFMLGEHGDTQVANYSSATIHGLPFLEYVKTHPEQFKNVDLLELEKQAVRTAWDIIAGKNCTEFGIGCTCANLVKAIFHNERRVLPCSAYLDGEYGHSGFYIGVPAIIGNNGVEEILELPLDEREHKRFEEACDVMKKYIEIGNSYGIC; encoded by the coding sequence ATGTTACAAACAAAAAAAGTAGGAATTGTAGGAATTGGACATGTAGGAAGCCACTGTGCCTTAGCAATGTTATTACAAGGAGTTTGTGATGAAATGGTACTGATGGATATTCTTCCGGAAAAAGCAAAGGCACATGCCATCGATTGTATGGATACGGTAAGTTTTCTTCCTCACAGAAGCATCATCAAAGACGGCGGAATCCAAGAATTGTCTGAAATGGATGTCATTGTAGTAAGTGTGGGAAGTTTAACCAAAAACAAACAAAGATTGGAAGAATTAAAAGGGTCTATGGAAGCTGTGAAAAGCTTCGTTCCTGATGTGGTAAAAGCAGGTTTCGACGGAATCTTTGTGGTCATTACAAATCCGGTTGACATTGTCACATATTTTGTAAGACAACTATCCGGTTTTCCAAAAAACAGAGTTATCGGTACCGGTACCGGACTTGACAGTGCCAGATTGCGAAGAATTATCAGTGAAGTAACAAATATCGACAGCAGTGTAATTCAAGCTTTTATGTTGGGAGAACATGGGGATACTCAAGTGGCAAATTATTCAAGTGCTACAATTCACGGACTTCCTTTCTTGGAATATGTCAAAACTCATCCGGAACAATTTAAAAATGTGGATTTATTAGAATTGGAAAAACAAGCGGTTCGAACTGCTTGGGATATTATTGCCGGAAAAAATTGTACGGAATTTGGAATCGGTTGTACCTGTGCAAATCTTGTCAAGGCGATTTTCCACAATGAAAGAAGAGTTCTTCCATGTAGTGCCTATTTAGACGGAGAATACGGACATTCCGGTTTTTATATTGGAGTTCCTGCCATTATTGGAAATAACGGAGTGGAAGAAATTTTGGAGCTTCCTTTGGATGAACGAGAACACAAAAGATTTGAAGAAGCTTGTGACGTGATGAAAAAATATATTGAAATCGGAAATTCTTATGGAATTTGTTAA
- a CDS encoding spore photoproduct lyase — protein sequence MVYLFFALYAEARPFLEKWKCKKQNQYTKYQVFEAENVCCVITGVGVMNMAIHSTHFLSSRFPEGEDIFCNIGVAGSRKKSFAKGELYLIHKIHAKESGRDFYPELLYQQNFKEASLESFSKIVGKEEEVREDLVDMEGAAFFETMTFFVKKRQIFLWKCVSDFLEGEIVQPEALLKKHCESLALFFDRHLQTKESGEQRKKEEEKQLQEALWKHLFCSETMCIQGRELLHYAELSQKNVRALIEKYLLLEVKTKSEGKKYFENLRNEIMEF from the coding sequence ATGGTTTATTTATTTTTTGCTCTCTATGCGGAAGCAAGACCTTTTTTAGAAAAATGGAAGTGTAAAAAACAAAATCAATATACAAAATATCAGGTGTTTGAAGCGGAAAATGTCTGTTGTGTTATTACAGGAGTGGGAGTGATGAATATGGCAATTCACAGTACACATTTTCTTTCCTCACGATTTCCGGAAGGAGAAGATATTTTTTGTAATATCGGAGTAGCAGGAAGCAGAAAGAAATCATTTGCCAAGGGAGAACTCTATCTCATTCATAAAATTCATGCAAAGGAGAGCGGTAGAGATTTCTATCCCGAATTATTATATCAACAGAATTTCAAAGAGGCGAGTTTGGAGAGCTTTTCCAAGATTGTGGGAAAAGAGGAGGAAGTACGGGAAGATTTAGTCGATATGGAAGGAGCCGCTTTTTTTGAAACGATGACTTTTTTTGTGAAAAAGCGACAAATTTTTTTATGGAAGTGTGTATCCGATTTTTTGGAGGGAGAGATAGTGCAGCCCGAAGCATTGCTGAAAAAACACTGTGAAAGTTTAGCACTCTTTTTTGACCGGCACTTGCAAACAAAAGAAAGCGGTGAGCAAAGAAAAAAAGAAGAAGAGAAGCAGCTGCAAGAGGCTCTATGGAAACATCTTTTTTGCTCGGAAACCATGTGTATTCAAGGGAGAGAGTTGCTTCACTATGCAGAGTTGTCTCAGAAAAATGTAAGAGCCTTGATAGAAAAATATCTGCTGCTTGAAGTTAAAACAAAGTCGGAGGGGAAGAAGTATTTTGAGAACTTACGAAATGAAATCATGGAATTCTAA
- a CDS encoding spore photoproduct lyase family protein, which yields MRTYEMKSWNSNFSHIYVEKEVMKHERSQKIMEKFPKAVIIEIENYQDVFHPSGQEFAYQKQSQKLILARKRDHFLYRGAKVCESFENHHFYYTSFLLNCIYDCDYCYLQGVYSSANIVIFVNLEDFFEEVERRLEETKDLYLCISYDTDLLALEGIHSFVEAWYDFSQKHPGLKIELRTKSAKVLDFSKKPYNPNFILAWTLSPEAVSRMFEKKTPSLQNRLEAIRKWQKQGFSIRLCFDPVLWQKDFEKNYSLFFQYCFSSLDREKILDVSVGTFRISKEYLKKMRKQNRNSLLLSYPFVCEQGVYSYPREIQSKIFDLVQREIKQYVAEEKLFIGGGL from the coding sequence TTGAGAACTTACGAAATGAAATCATGGAATTCTAATTTCTCTCATATTTATGTGGAGAAAGAAGTGATGAAGCATGAGAGAAGCCAAAAAATAATGGAGAAATTTCCAAAAGCTGTCATCATAGAGATAGAGAATTATCAGGATGTTTTTCATCCGAGCGGGCAGGAATTTGCCTATCAAAAACAAAGTCAAAAATTGATTTTAGCAAGGAAGCGAGATCACTTTTTATACAGAGGAGCTAAGGTGTGTGAAAGCTTTGAAAATCATCACTTTTATTATACAAGTTTTTTATTGAACTGTATCTATGACTGTGATTATTGTTATTTGCAAGGGGTATATTCTTCTGCAAATATTGTCATTTTTGTGAATTTAGAGGATTTTTTCGAAGAAGTGGAACGGAGATTGGAAGAAACAAAAGACTTATATCTTTGTATTTCATACGATACGGATTTATTAGCATTGGAGGGAATTCATTCCTTTGTGGAAGCGTGGTATGATTTCAGTCAAAAACATCCCGGTTTGAAAATTGAACTGAGAACCAAGAGTGCAAAAGTATTAGATTTTTCCAAGAAGCCCTATAATCCGAATTTTATTTTGGCATGGACTCTATCTCCCGAAGCTGTCAGTCGAATGTTTGAGAAAAAAACGCCCTCTTTGCAAAATCGCTTAGAGGCCATTCGAAAATGGCAGAAACAAGGATTTTCTATTCGACTTTGTTTTGATCCTGTTTTGTGGCAGAAAGATTTTGAGAAAAACTACTCTCTTTTTTTCCAATATTGTTTTTCGAGCTTGGACAGGGAGAAGATTTTAGATGTGAGTGTGGGAACCTTTCGAATCTCCAAAGAATACCTGAAAAAAATGAGAAAGCAGAATCGGAATTCCTTGTTACTTTCTTATCCCTTTGTTTGTGAGCAGGGAGTTTACAGTTATCCAAGAGAGATTCAAAGCAAGATATTTGATCTTGTCCAAAGGGAAATAAAGCAATATGTGGCAGAAGAAAAACTATTTATCGGAGGAGGACTATGA
- a CDS encoding SDR family oxidoreductase, translating into MKVLVTGATSGIGRVLVERLLQEGNEVLGIGRDFQKYPLEHPKYQAYSCDLRKMAEVEKLLRVVASKDWDAIILVAGLGYFAPHEEIHFSKIQEMVQVNLGSAMMLVQASLRSLKKTKGHILFLSSVTAGKASPIGAAYSATKAGLSHFATSLWEEVRKYGVRVSVVEPDMTKTDFYKHNSFDVGEEEDSYLLAEEVVEAVLFLFSQRKEVNIRRIEIQPQRHRITRRG; encoded by the coding sequence ATGAAGGTTTTAGTGACGGGAGCAACTTCCGGGATTGGAAGAGTCCTAGTGGAAAGACTGTTGCAGGAGGGCAATGAGGTGCTGGGGATAGGACGGGATTTTCAAAAATATCCCTTAGAACATCCCAAGTATCAGGCATATTCTTGTGATTTGAGAAAGATGGCGGAAGTAGAAAAATTGTTACGAGTGGTAGCAAGCAAAGATTGGGATGCCATCATCTTGGTTGCAGGACTGGGATATTTTGCCCCTCATGAAGAAATTCATTTTTCCAAAATTCAGGAAATGGTACAGGTCAACCTCGGCTCTGCGATGATGTTGGTACAGGCAAGCTTGCGAAGTTTGAAAAAAACAAAGGGGCATATCCTTTTTCTTTCTTCCGTGACTGCCGGCAAGGCAAGTCCCATAGGAGCTGCTTATTCCGCTACAAAAGCGGGACTTTCTCATTTTGCAACAAGCCTTTGGGAAGAAGTGAGAAAATATGGAGTGAGAGTCAGTGTCGTGGAGCCGGATATGACAAAGACGGATTTTTATAAGCACAATTCTTTCGATGTTGGAGAGGAAGAAGATAGTTATCTATTGGCAGAAGAGGTTGTCGAGGCTGTTCTTTTTCTGTTTTCTCAGCGAAAGGAAGTGAATATTCGAAGGATTGAAATACAGCCGCAACGACATAGAATAACTCGTAGGGGGTAA
- a CDS encoding metal ABC transporter substrate-binding protein, translating into MKKRRWSICFVILCLCMACIGCGKKKEEAEQEKIKVVTSNYPMYDFTKRIAGDSLEIVNLVPPGTEPHDWEPSVQDIAQLEEAKAFIYNGAGMEAWVEKVLESLNNKELLVVEASQRVDLLKAEEHDEDEEEAHHEKAHEHKHHEHEHEHYHEEHHHHHHGEWDPHVWLSLRAAQIEMENIKNLLVEVNPEQKEVYEENYRKAIKEFQALDEEFKETLAAFEGREIVVAHEAFAYLCRDYHLHQLGIEGVFADSEPSPAKMKEIIDFVKEHQVKVIFFESLASPKVAEAIARETGAKTDMLNPIEGLTEEEMASGKDYLSVMRENLEALKKAFVE; encoded by the coding sequence ATGAAAAAAAGAAGATGGAGCATATGCTTTGTGATATTATGCCTGTGCATGGCATGTATTGGCTGCGGAAAGAAAAAGGAAGAAGCGGAACAGGAAAAAATAAAAGTGGTTACCAGCAACTATCCGATGTATGATTTTACGAAAAGAATTGCGGGAGACAGCTTGGAAATTGTAAATTTAGTTCCACCCGGAACAGAACCGCATGATTGGGAACCCAGTGTACAAGATATTGCTCAATTGGAAGAAGCAAAAGCCTTTATTTATAATGGAGCAGGAATGGAGGCATGGGTTGAAAAAGTGTTGGAAAGTTTGAATAATAAAGAATTATTGGTGGTAGAAGCATCGCAACGAGTGGATTTGTTAAAGGCAGAGGAGCATGATGAGGACGAAGAGGAAGCTCATCATGAAAAAGCTCATGAACATAAGCATCACGAGCATGAACACGAACATTACCACGAAGAACATCATCACCATCATCATGGAGAATGGGATCCTCATGTGTGGTTAAGTTTGCGAGCAGCTCAAATAGAAATGGAAAATATTAAAAATCTTTTGGTCGAAGTCAATCCGGAACAAAAAGAGGTCTATGAAGAAAATTATCGAAAAGCAATCAAGGAATTTCAAGCCTTAGACGAAGAATTCAAGGAAACATTGGCAGCGTTTGAAGGAAGAGAAATTGTTGTGGCTCATGAAGCCTTTGCTTATTTATGCCGAGATTATCATTTACATCAATTGGGAATAGAAGGAGTTTTTGCAGATTCAGAACCTTCTCCCGCTAAAATGAAAGAAATCATTGATTTTGTCAAAGAACATCAGGTAAAGGTGATTTTCTTTGAAAGTTTAGCAAGTCCTAAGGTAGCAGAGGCAATTGCGAGAGAAACAGGAGCGAAAACGGATATGTTAAATCCCATCGAAGGATTGACAGAAGAGGAAATGGCTTCCGGAAAAGACTATCTATCTGTGATGAGAGAAAATTTAGAAGCTTTGAAGAAAGCATTCGTGGAATAA
- a CDS encoding ATP-binding cassette domain-containing protein has product MKTLIQVEQGYFSYPKQESLLRNINFSIGEGEFAAIIGANGAGKTTFLKLLLGQLSFQKGKVTRNYRQISYVSQAQDKTQDSFPATVLEIVLLNLRREIGYFHFVKEKHREQARKALKMVGMEAYEKHLMKELSGGQRQRVMIAKALVQEPELLILDEPTTGLDKKAVEDLFDTLTILQHEKGMSILMISHDLFRVRTWCEHIYLLEEGELYASV; this is encoded by the coding sequence GTGAAAACACTAATTCAAGTGGAACAGGGATATTTTTCCTATCCAAAACAGGAGAGTTTGTTACGAAATATCAATTTTAGCATAGGAGAAGGAGAGTTTGCCGCCATTATCGGAGCAAATGGGGCGGGAAAGACCACCTTTTTAAAATTATTGTTGGGGCAACTTTCTTTTCAGAAAGGAAAAGTGACAAGAAATTATCGACAAATTTCCTATGTAAGTCAGGCTCAGGATAAAACACAGGATTCTTTTCCCGCTACGGTATTAGAGATTGTACTATTAAATTTACGACGGGAGATTGGATATTTTCATTTTGTCAAAGAGAAGCATCGGGAACAAGCTCGAAAAGCTTTGAAAATGGTTGGAATGGAAGCTTATGAAAAGCATTTGATGAAGGAGTTATCAGGAGGGCAACGTCAACGAGTGATGATAGCAAAAGCTCTTGTACAGGAACCGGAACTCTTAATTTTGGATGAGCCTACCACAGGTTTGGATAAAAAAGCAGTAGAAGATTTATTTGATACTTTAACAATCTTGCAGCATGAGAAGGGAATGAGTATTTTAATGATCAGCCATGATTTGTTTCGAGTAAGAACCTGGTGTGAGCATATCTATCTACTGGAGGAGGGAGAATTATATGCTTCAGTATGA
- a CDS encoding metal ABC transporter permease, protein MLQYEFMQKAFLVGILVSIIVPCIGSFVVLKRLSMLGDALSHASLSGVALGLLLAWNPLVGAFLACVVAALGTEYLREKIPEYSEISIAIITSLGVGLAGVLSSFIKNATSFHSFLFGSIVAISTGEVMMIACISVVVIFVFLFFYKELFYIAFDEEGAKVAGVPVNQLNFLVTLITAMTVSIASRTVGALMISSFMVLPMATAMQVARSYRSTILFAVFYALISTLSGLSLSYYYGLKPGGTIVLLSVGIFFWNLFWKHYARNQ, encoded by the coding sequence ATGCTTCAGTATGAATTTATGCAGAAAGCTTTTTTAGTGGGAATCTTAGTGTCTATCATCGTTCCTTGTATAGGAAGTTTTGTAGTCTTAAAGCGTCTTTCCATGTTGGGAGACGCTCTTTCTCATGCTTCTTTGAGCGGAGTTGCTTTGGGATTGCTCTTGGCTTGGAATCCTTTGGTAGGAGCTTTTCTTGCCTGTGTTGTCGCCGCTTTGGGAACGGAATATCTACGGGAAAAGATTCCGGAATATTCCGAAATTTCGATAGCGATTATTACCTCCCTGGGAGTGGGGTTGGCAGGGGTCTTGTCCAGTTTTATCAAAAATGCAACTTCCTTTCATAGTTTTTTATTTGGAAGTATTGTGGCAATTTCTACAGGGGAAGTCATGATGATTGCCTGTATCAGTGTTGTTGTCATTTTTGTGTTTCTCTTTTTTTATAAGGAACTTTTTTATATCGCTTTTGATGAAGAGGGAGCTAAAGTTGCGGGAGTGCCGGTCAATCAACTTAACTTTCTTGTGACGCTCATTACGGCTATGACGGTTTCCATTGCCTCTCGAACAGTCGGAGCTTTAATGATTTCATCTTTTATGGTTTTGCCGATGGCAACTGCCATGCAGGTGGCAAGAAGTTATCGAAGTACGATTTTATTTGCTGTTTTTTATGCACTGATATCTACTTTGTCAGGATTAAGTCTTTCTTATTATTATGGATTAAAACCTGGAGGAACAATCGTGTTATTATCTGTTGGAATCTTTTTTTGGAATCTGTTTTGGAAACATTATGCACGAAATCAATAG
- a CDS encoding OmpA family protein yields MIKSIKIMFLFLIILSSTTLPSTLTTKRMRANSIRINALEINIIEALKEELPEEMTIVLDDRALNFDFDKSVVKPKYNEMLTNLKEFITKNNYEVTIEGHTDYIASNEYNMGLSKRRAEAVKAKLIELGLEPSRIVAILPKGEEEPIADNKTTEGRAKNRRVEFKLVKRDSVGEVNSEESRIIDVKKGVVEAEN; encoded by the coding sequence ATGATCAAGAGTATAAAAATAATGTTTTTATTTTTAATAATACTATCATCCACAACACTACCATCAACATTAACTACAAAACGAATGAGAGCAAATTCCATTAGGATAAATGCATTAGAAATTAACATAATAGAAGCTTTAAAAGAAGAATTACCGGAGGAGATGACAATAGTATTGGATGACAGAGCATTGAATTTTGATTTTGATAAATCGGTTGTAAAACCAAAATATAATGAAATGTTAACAAATTTAAAAGAGTTTATCACAAAGAATAATTATGAAGTAACAATAGAAGGACATACAGATTATATAGCAAGCAATGAATATAATATGGGATTATCTAAAAGAAGGGCAGAAGCTGTGAAGGCTAAATTGATTGAATTAGGCTTAGAGCCAAGTAGAATTGTTGCAATACTTCCTAAAGGGGAGGAAGAGCCAATAGCAGACAATAAAACCACAGAAGGAAGAGCTAAAAATAGAAGGGTTGAATTTAAGTTAGTAAAAAGAGATTCAGTAGGGGAAGTAAATTCAGAAGAAAGTAGAATTATAGACGTGAAGAAAGGAGTCGTTGAAGCTGAAAATTAA